Proteins encoded together in one Urocitellus parryii isolate mUroPar1 chromosome 3, mUroPar1.hap1, whole genome shotgun sequence window:
- the Ccrl2 gene encoding C-C chemokine receptor-like 2: MDNYTEAPDDYDVFISDDPKKNDHEVVEVEPPPPCDRYTAQVLSAQQVLPFSGTLLVAGLLGNALFVFVLVKYKGLKYVDKTYFLNLAISKMCFLLFLPFWFHTALERRSADEPLCWVFAGLRSVGVFSEALFNTLLILQRYAVFFHVRWLSPAFRTTPGTVITSVLTWVVASLVALPEHVLYQPQVGFQGDQWCSLSRSHFLPAHEAFWKHFLTLKMNILVLVFPLLVFVFCYVRMRNRQRFRESPPDLSRLPFALTALFLFMWAPYNIVLFLSAFKEHFSLQDCKGTYRLDMSVQVTEIAAIALCCVTPLLCVFRNRTLRRYLCRRLLWCKDTSPQPSEGSDPGTSRQDEVHSTEM, from the coding sequence ATGGATAATTACACAGAAGCCCCAGACGACTACGACGTCTTCATCAGCGATGATCCGAAGAAGAACGACCacgaggtggtggaggtggaacCACCACCACCGTGTGACAGATACACGGCCCAGGTCCTCTCAGCCCAGCAGGTGCTGCCTTTCAGCGGCACCCTGTTGGTGGCCGGTCTCCTGGGCAATGCCTTGTTTGTGTTTGTCCTGGTCAAATATAAAGGACTGAAATACGTGGACAAAACCTATTTTCTGAACTTGGCCATTTCCAAGATGTGCTTCTTGCTTTTCCTGCCCTTCTGGTTTCACACTGCTCTGGAGAGGAGAAGCGCCGATGAGCCGCTGTGCTGGGTTTTCGCAGGACTCCGCTCGGTGGGTGTGTTCAGTGAGGCGCTTTTCAACACCCTCCTGATCCTGCAAAGGTATGCGGTGTTTTTCCACGTGAGATGGTTGTCCCCAGCCTTCAGGACGACGCCGGGCACTGTGATTACAAGTGTTCTGACGTGGGTAGTGGCCTCTCTGGTCGCTTTGCCTGAACACGTGCTTTATCAACCTCAGGTGGGATTCCAGGGAGACCAGTGGTGCTCCTTGAGCAGATCCCACTTTCTGCCAGCTCATGAGGCCTTCTGGAAGCATTTTCTGACTCTGAAGATGAACATTTTGGTACTGGTTTTCCCGCTGCTCGTTTTTGTATTTTGCTACGTGCGAATGAGAAACCGACAGAGGTTCAGGGAGAGTCCGCCGGACCTTTCTAGGCTCCCTTTTGCCCTGACCGCCCTCTTCCTTTTCATGTGGGCACCCTACAACATCGTGCTTTTCCTGTCTGCTTTCAAAGAACACTTCTCCCTCCAGGACTGCAAGGGCACCTACCGACTGGACATGAGCGTTCAGGTCACAGAGATCGCGGCCATCGCCCTCTGCTGCGTCACCCCTCTTCTCTGTGTGTTTCGGAACAGGACACTTAGGAGATACCTCTGCAGGCGGCTCCTCTGGTGTAAGGACACCTCGCCTCAGCCCAGCGAGGGGTCAGACCCAGGTACATCAAGGCAAGATGAAGTCCACAGCACTGAAATGTAA